A window of the Tripterygium wilfordii isolate XIE 37 chromosome 12, ASM1340144v1, whole genome shotgun sequence genome harbors these coding sequences:
- the LOC120010566 gene encoding vegetative cell wall protein gp1-like, with the protein MYLNAAALPPSGSAPAPATPPPPSPSPPSPPSPSPSPANPPSSPNPSPPNESPSQPPSNDKPAPPPSNNEPAPSPPKESPPPPSNDKPAPPPSNDKPAPPPSNDKPAPPPPKESPSPPSDDKPAPPSNDEPPATPPPKESPSPPSNDEPAAPSNDEPAPPSDGGSSEAPAPSAPTTKSDGIYSTSVSLVAVISMIVASVSYIFM; encoded by the exons CAGGTTCTGCCCCAGCCCCAGCCACACCTCcacctccatctccatctccaccatctcCGCCAtccccatctccatctccag CCAACCCTCCATCATCACCGAACCCTTCACCACCAAATGAGTCTCCATCGCAGCCGCCATCGAATGATAAGCCAGCGCCACCACCATCTAATAATGAACCAGCACCTTCACCACCGAAAGAGTCTCCACCGCCGCCATCGAATGATAAGccagcaccaccaccatctAATGATAAACCAGCACCTCCACCATCTAATGATAAACCAGCACCTCCACCACCAAAAGAGTCTCCATCGCCTCCATCGGATGATAAGCCAGCACCACCATCCAATGATGAACCTCCAGCAACTCCACCACCAAAAGAGTCTCCGTCGCCGCCATCGAATGATGAGCCAGCAGCACCATCCAATGATGAACCAGCACCGCCATCAGATGGTGGAAGTAGTGAAGCTCCAGCACCATCAGCACCAACAACAAAAAGTGATGGAATATATTCTACCTCTGTCTCTTTAGTTGCGGTTATCAGCATGATTGTGGCTTCAGTGTCTTATATTTTCATGTAG